Proteins encoded within one genomic window of Anopheles gambiae chromosome 3, idAnoGambNW_F1_1, whole genome shotgun sequence:
- the LOC133393117 gene encoding uncharacterized protein LOC133393117, producing MRHTEELLRLEESLDSDSFLSDNGERTSQWAEQQLNAASDESEEERMLQRSRSADMEQRVSTNNPATASGQQSEYLAQPQCDAQVRAMEQQPRLEQVPVSERQLCEQFIGMDMQQQRCGAFPVQAQGPAQVPDSQQQRCDVYPVQVQGPVQVPDSQQQRCGVYPVQVQGPVQVPDTQQQRSGVYPVQVQGPVQVPDSQQQRCGVYPVQVQGPVQVPDTQQQRSGVYPVQVQGPCRFPIRSSSGVVPDTRQQRCGVYPVQVQGPVQVPDTQQQRSGVYLVQVQGPVQVPDSQQQRSGVYPVQVLGPVQVPDTQQQRSGVYLVQVQGPVQVPDSQQQRSGVYPVQVLGPVQVPDTRQQRCCVYPVQVQGPVQVPDSQQQRSGVYPVQVLGPVQVPDTQQQRCGVYPVQVQGPMQIPDYQQKRRGVYPAQVHTQENVPMLEEHKCSPYPVQVRCNAQSCDTYSKESSAYPAQVQLRAKVPGPEQQMYGAYSSQVQQQPHFRVADPAYPVMRPEQMQPSYLEGIAPQQQGMFGRKSFQHFQVIQKNGPYL from the exons ATGCGGCATACCGAAGAATTGCTACGCTTGGAGGAATCTCTCGACAGCGATTCATTTTTGTCAGACAATGGAGAACGAACTTCCCAATGGGCGGAACAACAGTTGAACGCAGCATCTGATGAAAGCGAAGAGGAGCGAATGCTGCAGCGTAGCCGGTCGGCCGATATGGAGCAACGAGTGTCTACCAACAACCCGGCCACAGCGTCAGGACAGCAGAGTGAGTATCTGGCTCAGCCACAATGCGATGCGCAGGTCCGCGCCATGGAACAGCAGCCACGCCTCGAGCAGGTTCCCGTTTCGGAGCGGCAGCTGTGCGAGCAGTTTATCGGCATGgatatgcagcagcagcggtgtggTGCGTTCCCCGTCCAGGCGCAAGGCCCCGCGCAGGTTCCCGattcccagcagcagcggtgtgATGTGTACCCCGTCCAGGTGCAAGGCCCTGTGCAGGTTCCCgattcgcagcagcagcggtgtggCGTGTACCCCGTCCAGGTGCAAGGCCCCGTGCAGGTTCCCgatacgcagcagcagcggagtgGTGTGTACCCCGTCCAGGTGCAAGGCCCTGTGCAGGTTCCCgattcgcagcagcagcggtgtggCGTGTACCCCGTCCAGGTGCAAGGCCCCGTGCAGGTTCCCgatacgcagcagcagcggagtgGTGTGTACCCCGTCCAGGTGCAAGGCCCGTGCAGGTTCCCgatacgcagcagcagcggagtg GTTCCCGATACGCGGCAGCAGCGGTGTGGCGTGTACCCCGTCCAGGTGCAAGGCCCCGTGCAGGTTCCCgatacgcagcagcagcggagtgGTGTGTACCTCGTCCAGGTGCAAGGCCCCGTGCAGGTTCCCgattcgcagcagcagcggagtgGTGTGTACCCCGTCCAGGTGCTAGGCCCCGTGCAGGTTCCCgatacgcagcagcagcggagtgGTGTGTACCTCGTCCAGGTGCAAGGCCCCGTGCAGGTTCCCgattcgcagcagcagcggagtgGTGTGTACCCCGTCCAGGTGCTAGGCCCCGTGCAGGTTCCCGATACGCGGCAGCAGCGGTGTTGCGTGTACCCCGTCCAGGTGCAAGGCCCCGTGCAGGTTCCCgattcgcagcagcagcggagtgGTGTGTACCCCGTCCAGGTGCTAGGCCCCGTGCAGGTTCCCgatacgcagcagcagcggtgtggCGTGTACCCCGTCCAGGTGCAAGGCCCCATGCAGATTCCCGATTATCAGCAGAAGCGACGTGGTGTGTACCCTGCCCAGGTACACACCCAGGAGAATGTTCCTATGTTGGAGGAGCATAAATGTAGCCCGTACCCCGTCCAGGTACGATGCAACGCGCAGTCGTGCGACACGTATAGCAAGGAGTCCAGTGCGTACCCCGCCCAGGTACAATTACGTGCAAAAGTCCCCGGTCCGGAGCAGCAAATGTATGGTGCCTATTCCAGCCAGGTACAACAGCAACCACATTTTAGAGTTGCGGATCCGGCATACCCCGTCATGCGTCCCGAACAGATGCAACCGTCTTACTTGGAAGGTATTGCCCCGCAACAG CAAGGCATGTTTGGCCGAAAAAGCTTCCAACATTTTCAGGTGATCCAGAAGAATGGCCCGTATTTATAA